The following coding sequences lie in one Fuerstiella sp. genomic window:
- a CDS encoding COX15/CtaA family protein, with the protein MFASSSKIDPVVHRFAIATCVVALLPIGMGTLVTTLRAGMAFADWPTSDGHNMLLYPWLDDLRHADRFTEHGHRLAGLIIGMTSISLVFVTFLRERQWWVRNYAVGILIAVIAQGLLGGARVLMDANLLAMLHSITGALFFAMCVVFALMTGKRETASADEPDVSPLSTVATTAVLILPILVLVQYWLGGMFRHMGRMMFEHLAGAALVACAGFVCALMLLRSDSKHLRRSGRMILGTLFIQLCLGAGAWLSKLGVPSLGWVASTGSPTAIVFRSLHTIGGMLILTATVLASVEVARHIRQRQVSLPFVADRIRPKGGLA; encoded by the coding sequence GTGTTTGCTTCCTCCAGTAAAATTGATCCCGTCGTACACCGATTTGCAATCGCGACCTGTGTTGTTGCACTGCTGCCCATCGGAATGGGGACACTTGTGACTACACTCCGGGCGGGTATGGCGTTCGCCGACTGGCCAACATCGGATGGCCACAACATGTTGCTTTACCCGTGGCTGGACGATTTGAGACACGCTGACCGGTTTACAGAACACGGACATCGCCTGGCAGGGCTGATCATTGGAATGACCAGCATTTCACTGGTGTTCGTCACGTTTCTTCGTGAGCGTCAGTGGTGGGTTCGCAACTACGCAGTTGGAATTCTGATTGCCGTCATTGCCCAGGGGCTGCTTGGCGGTGCTCGAGTTCTGATGGATGCCAATCTACTGGCCATGCTGCACAGCATCACAGGGGCGCTGTTTTTTGCGATGTGTGTTGTCTTTGCTCTAATGACCGGAAAACGAGAGACCGCGTCTGCAGACGAGCCAGACGTGTCTCCACTGTCCACTGTCGCGACAACGGCCGTGTTGATCCTGCCGATTCTGGTGTTGGTGCAGTATTGGCTGGGGGGAATGTTTCGACACATGGGGCGTATGATGTTTGAGCATCTGGCGGGAGCTGCCCTCGTTGCCTGTGCGGGGTTTGTCTGCGCACTTATGCTTCTGCGAAGCGACTCAAAACACCTTCGAAGATCCGGTCGTATGATACTTGGAACTTTGTTCATTCAGCTTTGCCTGGGAGCCGGCGCCTGGCTCTCGAAACTCGGTGTGCCGTCACTGGGCTGGGTGGCATCAACCGGATCCCCAACAGCAATCGTGTTTCGATCTCTGCATACGATTGGCGGCATGCTGATACTTACAGCGACGGTTCTGGCGTCGGTCGAGGTGGCGCGTCACATTCGACAGCGTCAGGTTTCGTTGCCGTTTGTCGCGGACCGGATCAGGCCAAAGGGGGGACTCGCATGA
- the cyoE gene encoding heme o synthase, with protein sequence MSIATPAQTPVVRADRVGAQSLVDRTSDYVEMCRPRIAVMTMAAVSAGFILASPIIIHWGLLAVTLAGILLLVAASSILNQVLEVRTDARMQRTTGRPLISGRISRLEASLAGLLFALSGIGILWSFTNPVTTVAGAGTLLCYVLAYTPLKIRSSLCTTVGALPGAMPPVIGWLAAGGAAGSGAWSLFALLFTWQFPHFLAIGWIYRHEYEQAGLRMLPSFSDGGRRTGIVATIYAAAFVPVSLLPSYAGLTGRLYFAVALALSGLYFAATLRFALNRTTRRGRDLLLVSLLILPALLLVMVCEFLYLTALG encoded by the coding sequence ATGAGTATCGCGACTCCCGCACAGACTCCCGTTGTTCGTGCTGACCGTGTGGGTGCACAGTCTCTGGTGGATCGAACGTCCGACTACGTTGAAATGTGTCGACCTCGAATTGCCGTGATGACAATGGCTGCGGTCTCGGCCGGTTTCATTCTGGCATCACCTATTATCATTCACTGGGGACTGCTGGCCGTGACGCTGGCGGGAATTCTGCTGCTGGTTGCTGCTTCCAGTATTCTGAATCAGGTTTTGGAAGTTCGCACAGACGCCCGCATGCAGCGGACAACCGGCCGTCCGTTGATCTCAGGCCGCATTTCCAGACTGGAGGCCTCCCTTGCGGGGCTGCTGTTCGCGTTAAGCGGTATTGGAATTCTGTGGTCCTTCACGAATCCGGTGACAACAGTTGCAGGCGCTGGAACATTGCTGTGTTACGTTTTGGCCTATACGCCTCTCAAAATTCGCAGCAGTCTTTGTACGACGGTTGGCGCATTGCCAGGCGCGATGCCACCGGTCATTGGCTGGCTGGCCGCCGGTGGAGCAGCAGGAAGTGGCGCCTGGTCGTTGTTTGCGCTGTTGTTTACCTGGCAGTTTCCGCACTTCCTGGCCATCGGCTGGATTTACCGTCACGAGTACGAACAGGCCGGACTCAGGATGCTGCCATCGTTTTCTGATGGTGGACGACGTACCGGGATCGTGGCCACGATTTATGCGGCCGCATTTGTTCCGGTCAGTCTGCTGCCAAGTTATGCAGGACTGACAGGTCGCCTTTATTTTGCGGTTGCTCTGGCGTTATCCGGTCTGTATTTCGCCGCCACGCTGCGGTTTGCCCTGAATCGAACGACGCGTCGAGGACGGGATCTGTTGTTGGTATCACTACTGATCCTGCCAGCCTTGTTGCTGGTGATGGTTTGTGAATTCCTGTATCTGACTGCCCTGGGCTGA
- a CDS encoding cytochrome c oxidase subunit 3 codes for MSHSAPPPAMKMGIPIPNPKLGMWLFLGTEIMFFTAFFGTYIVFRLGSEMWPTPADTHINVFWGGLNTFVLIVSSFCVVMAHAAMSDRRYESANKWLWITMLLAVVFLGIKGIEYTGKFAHDILPGRVPETPRQAITKADRELEAVVRERLAVYTDYDVISVARPDDLVSLVPQLQAFQAGGSPAEDFDDAEAASYRELAAVDLELYAKWKNLHEHVVANVSLDEINSAEISNYRAAREELKTGDTLPELTLSEVDTYLKDLKNPDKNPGYSSAVSAGVFDPHPVLYGNLFASLYFLMTGFHAIHVLVGMILFGMALYQGTRLNENWLDWVENSGLYWHFVDLVWIFLFPLLYIAS; via the coding sequence ATGTCTCATTCAGCTCCACCACCCGCGATGAAGATGGGAATCCCCATTCCGAACCCAAAGCTCGGAATGTGGCTGTTTCTCGGCACAGAAATCATGTTCTTCACCGCGTTTTTCGGCACGTATATCGTGTTTCGCCTGGGGTCAGAAATGTGGCCCACCCCGGCAGACACACATATCAACGTGTTTTGGGGCGGACTGAATACGTTCGTGCTGATTGTGTCCAGTTTTTGCGTGGTCATGGCGCACGCGGCCATGAGTGACAGACGTTATGAATCCGCAAACAAATGGCTTTGGATTACCATGCTGCTGGCAGTGGTGTTTCTCGGAATTAAAGGAATCGAATACACCGGAAAATTCGCCCATGACATTCTGCCTGGACGCGTTCCTGAAACACCTCGACAGGCAATTACCAAGGCTGACCGGGAACTCGAAGCCGTGGTTCGTGAGAGACTGGCAGTCTACACCGATTACGATGTGATCTCTGTTGCACGGCCCGACGATCTGGTGAGTCTGGTGCCTCAGTTACAGGCTTTTCAGGCGGGAGGCTCTCCGGCCGAAGACTTTGATGATGCGGAGGCCGCCAGTTACCGTGAATTAGCTGCCGTGGATCTTGAGCTGTACGCGAAATGGAAGAATCTGCATGAGCATGTGGTTGCCAACGTGTCGCTTGATGAAATCAATTCAGCTGAGATCAGCAATTATCGGGCGGCACGGGAGGAACTAAAAACAGGTGATACACTGCCGGAGTTAACTCTCTCTGAAGTGGATACTTATCTAAAAGACCTGAAAAACCCGGATAAGAACCCAGGATACAGTTCTGCCGTCAGCGCAGGCGTGTTCGATCCTCATCCGGTCCTGTACGGTAACCTGTTCGCTTCGCTGTATTTCCTGATGACAGGTTTCCACGCCATCCATGTGCTCGTGGGAATGATTCTGTTTGGCATGGCGTTATATCAGGGAACACGCCTGAATGAGAACTGGCTGGACTGGGTTGAGAACAGCGGTCTTTACTGGCACTTTGTCGACCTGGTGTGGATCTTCCTCTTTCCGCTGCTGTACATTGCCAGTTGA
- a CDS encoding cytochrome C oxidase subunit IV family protein: MSHDDHESHHVNYVLIFVVLCAFTALSVVFDMVSFENHAVTILLVMAVAVAKALCVMMFFMHLKFEGNWKYILLAPTTILAIGLPLALMPDVGVVYYAHTAPQRGEWAEQMKQYRAEHAAEHGDDHAAEHGEDHAAGQGDEAETHDETAEGHAEHTEPAE; this comes from the coding sequence ATGTCACACGACGATCATGAAAGCCACCATGTCAACTACGTTCTTATCTTCGTAGTGCTGTGTGCCTTCACCGCTTTGTCCGTTGTTTTCGACATGGTGAGTTTCGAAAATCACGCGGTGACAATCTTGCTGGTCATGGCCGTTGCCGTGGCTAAGGCTTTGTGCGTGATGATGTTCTTCATGCACTTGAAATTTGAGGGCAACTGGAAATACATCCTGCTGGCTCCCACCACGATTCTGGCCATTGGTCTTCCTCTGGCACTGATGCCCGATGTGGGTGTGGTCTATTACGCTCATACCGCACCGCAACGCGGAGAATGGGCCGAGCAAATGAAGCAATATCGTGCCGAGCACGCTGCAGAGCACGGGGATGATCACGCTGCAGAGCACGGGGAGGATCACGCTGCGGGGCAGGGGGATGAGGCAGAAACGCACGATGAAACAGCAGAGGGCCACGCAGAGCATACAGAACCTGCGGAATAG
- a CDS encoding ABC transporter ATP-binding protein, producing MSVSAVEVSSVSHRYGDTAALSDISLRIAAGSLTGLLGPNGSGKTTLFRLLATLLPVQSGQISVFGHNVDNEASKVREQLGVTFQSPALDGRLTVAENLWCHGRMYGISRNRLKDRIKSGLQRLDLHERRNDRVEQLSGGLRRRVELAKGLLHSPRILLLDEPSTGLDVLARRRFWDLLDDVRRTDSTTIVVSTHLMDEADRCDQLFLLNAGRVVKSGSPADMQCSIEGERLTVRCRDAANAAPVIERLLGAAPTVRGDRLSLRVIGASEHVPRLMKELRDNIIAVEVAQTSLDDVFVELTGRGLAEETSTD from the coding sequence ATGAGCGTGTCGGCGGTTGAAGTTTCATCAGTTTCGCACCGATATGGCGACACCGCTGCGCTAAGTGACATCTCTCTGAGGATAGCTGCGGGATCGCTGACCGGACTGCTGGGGCCAAACGGTTCCGGCAAGACCACGCTGTTCCGATTGCTGGCGACATTACTACCGGTCCAGTCCGGTCAGATCAGTGTTTTCGGACACAATGTCGACAACGAAGCCTCAAAAGTGCGGGAACAACTGGGAGTCACGTTTCAGTCCCCGGCTCTGGACGGACGACTGACGGTGGCAGAAAATCTTTGGTGCCACGGTCGGATGTATGGCATTTCCCGGAACAGGCTGAAAGATCGAATCAAATCCGGCCTGCAGCGTCTGGACCTGCACGAACGTCGGAACGATCGTGTCGAGCAGCTGTCCGGCGGCCTGCGGCGACGCGTGGAACTGGCTAAGGGACTGCTGCATTCGCCGCGTATTCTGTTACTGGATGAACCCAGTACAGGTCTGGATGTACTGGCCAGACGCCGTTTCTGGGATCTGCTGGATGATGTTCGCCGTACCGACAGCACGACAATTGTTGTTTCCACGCATTTGATGGACGAAGCGGACCGTTGTGACCAGCTGTTCCTGTTGAATGCAGGTCGAGTGGTCAAGTCAGGATCACCCGCCGACATGCAGTGCAGCATCGAGGGCGAGCGTCTCACGGTGCGCTGCCGTGATGCCGCCAACGCCGCGCCTGTCATTGAACGCCTGTTGGGTGCTGCACCGACTGTCCGCGGAGATCGCCTCAGTCTGCGGGTCATCGGGGCGAGTGAACATGTCCCCCGACTGATGAAAGAGCTGAGAGACAACATCATAGCGGTTGAGGTGGCCCAGACCTCGCTGGATGACGTCTTCGTTGAGTTGACCGGCCGTGGGCTTGCTGAGGAAACGTCGACAGATTGA